A stretch of the Salmo salar chromosome ssa20, Ssal_v3.1, whole genome shotgun sequence genome encodes the following:
- the LOC106581273 gene encoding E3 ubiquitin-protein ligase TRIM17, protein MSVTEKMASRVSLPEDDLSCPVCLNIFSDPVLLSCSHSFCKACLQECWRLRGFQECPVCREVFSMGNPLCNRALKNLCEAVLKERSQNFSEGSEVLCSLHGEKLKLFCMEDQEPICVVCRDSRKHKTHDCIPIQEAVQEHKVKFKTVLNHLKDKLRLLNEIKLTCDKTAKHIKIQAQYTERQIKEQFKKLYQFLREEEAARIDAVRMEEVRKTQGIKNNIIEMNRKISSLSDTIKAIDNS, encoded by the exons ATGAGTGTGACTGAGAAAATGGCCTCCAGAGTGTCTCTCCCAGAAGATGATCTCTCCTGTCCTGTGTGCTTAAACATCTTCAGTGATCCTGTCCTCCTATCATGTAGCCACAGCTTCTGTAAAGCCTGTCTACAGGAGTGCTGGAGACTGAGAGGATTTCAGGAATGTCCAGTTTGTAGGGAAGTATTTTCAATGGGTAATCCACTCTGTAACCGGGCTCTAAAGAACCTGTGTGAGGCTGTCTTAAAGGAAAGGAGTCAGAACTTTTCAGAAGGGTCTGAGGTGCTCTGCAGTCTGCACGGTGAGAAGCTCAAGCTCTTCTGTATGGAGGATCAAGAGCCCATCTGTGTGGTGTGTCGTGATTCAAGGAAACATAAAACGCATGACTGCATCCCCATACAGGAAGCTGTACAGGAACATAAG GTGAAATTCAAGACTGTATTGAACCACCTAAAAGATAAACTGAGGCTCCTTAATGAAATCAAACTCACCTGTGATAAAACAGCAAAACATATCAAG ATCCAAGCCCAGTACACAGAGAGGCAGATTAAGGAGCAGTTTAAAAAGCTGTACCAGTTTCTGCGAGAGGAAGAGGCGGCCAGGATAGATGCAGTGAGGATGGAAGAGGTACGGAAGACTCAGGGGATAAAGAACAATATAATAGAGATGAACAGAAAAATATCATCACTTTCAGACACAATTAAAGCCATCGACAACAGCTGA